One Malania oleifera isolate guangnan ecotype guangnan chromosome 9, ASM2987363v1, whole genome shotgun sequence DNA segment encodes these proteins:
- the LOC131163632 gene encoding uncharacterized protein At2g29880 isoform X1, producing the protein MHQLRSAIRRRRSDSPISADAVGMDQYDMHGHRREMKHKGKNVVWSIAMDKCLIEALVIQAKNGNKIDKCFNENAYTAACVAVNTRFNLSLNNQKIVNRLKTIKKRYKIMRDMLSRDEFTWNPNTKMIECDNDDVWKRYIAAHPDARGFRGKQIEMYDELKIVCGNYQAPSRWARMTGNINGSQPTDIKNCEEDSASYFSPSSEDLSETDGTESYTRQPQYSQMPDGSQGPPLIQPLSQIPKRQRGSEAIQDAMLEVASSIRHLADALERSKSTIDAPELLRAVMEIDGLEEAKQMYAFEYLNADPIKARAFMTYNVRMRKIFLFRQFWWWK; encoded by the exons TAGGGATGGATCAATATGACATGCATGGACATAGAAGGGAGATGAAGCATAAAGGAAAGAATGTGGTGTGGTCCATTGCAATGGACAAATGTCTAATTGAAGCTCTTGTTATTCAGGCTAAAAATGGGAATAAAATAGACAAGTGCTTTAATGAAAATGCATACACTGCTGCTTGTGTTGCTGTAAACACTCGTTTCAACTTGTCATTGAACAACCAAAAAATTGTTAACCGCCTGAAGACAATTAAGAAAAGATATAAAATAATGAGGGATATGCTAAGTCGAGATGAGTTCACTTGGAATCCAAATACCAAGATGATCGAGTGCGATAATGATGATGTTTGGAAAAGATACATTGCG GCGCATCCTGATGCAAGGGGATTTCGAGGAAAGCAAATTGAGATGTATGATGAATTGAAAATAGTCTGTGGAAATTATCAAGCGCCTAGTCGTTGGGCTAGGATGACTGGAAACATAAACGGAAGCCAGCCAACTGACATCAAGAATTGTGAAGAAGATTCTGCTTCGTACTTTTCCCCAAGTTCAGAGGACCTAAGTGAGACAGATGGAACAGAGTCATATACTAGACAGCCACAATATTCGCAGATGCCAGATGGTAGTCAAGGTCCTCCACTGATCCAGCCTCTGTCACAGATTCCAAAACGGCAACGTGGCTCAGAGGCAATTCAGGATGCAATGTTGGAAGTGGCATCAAGCATTCGCCACTTGGCTGATGCACTAGAGCGAAGCAAAAGTACAATTGATGCCCCTGAACTTTTACGTGCTGTGATGGAAATTGATGGCTTGGAAGAGGCTAAACAAATGTATGCTTTTGAATATCTGAATGCTGATCCCATCAAAGCCAGGGCTTTCATGACATACAATGTTCGAATGAGGAAGATATTTTTGTTTCGTCAGTTCTGGTGGTGGAAGTGA
- the LOC131163632 gene encoding uncharacterized protein At2g29880 isoform X2 encodes MHQLRSAIRRRRSDSPISADAGMDQYDMHGHRREMKHKGKNVVWSIAMDKCLIEALVIQAKNGNKIDKCFNENAYTAACVAVNTRFNLSLNNQKIVNRLKTIKKRYKIMRDMLSRDEFTWNPNTKMIECDNDDVWKRYIAAHPDARGFRGKQIEMYDELKIVCGNYQAPSRWARMTGNINGSQPTDIKNCEEDSASYFSPSSEDLSETDGTESYTRQPQYSQMPDGSQGPPLIQPLSQIPKRQRGSEAIQDAMLEVASSIRHLADALERSKSTIDAPELLRAVMEIDGLEEAKQMYAFEYLNADPIKARAFMTYNVRMRKIFLFRQFWWWK; translated from the exons GGATGGATCAATATGACATGCATGGACATAGAAGGGAGATGAAGCATAAAGGAAAGAATGTGGTGTGGTCCATTGCAATGGACAAATGTCTAATTGAAGCTCTTGTTATTCAGGCTAAAAATGGGAATAAAATAGACAAGTGCTTTAATGAAAATGCATACACTGCTGCTTGTGTTGCTGTAAACACTCGTTTCAACTTGTCATTGAACAACCAAAAAATTGTTAACCGCCTGAAGACAATTAAGAAAAGATATAAAATAATGAGGGATATGCTAAGTCGAGATGAGTTCACTTGGAATCCAAATACCAAGATGATCGAGTGCGATAATGATGATGTTTGGAAAAGATACATTGCG GCGCATCCTGATGCAAGGGGATTTCGAGGAAAGCAAATTGAGATGTATGATGAATTGAAAATAGTCTGTGGAAATTATCAAGCGCCTAGTCGTTGGGCTAGGATGACTGGAAACATAAACGGAAGCCAGCCAACTGACATCAAGAATTGTGAAGAAGATTCTGCTTCGTACTTTTCCCCAAGTTCAGAGGACCTAAGTGAGACAGATGGAACAGAGTCATATACTAGACAGCCACAATATTCGCAGATGCCAGATGGTAGTCAAGGTCCTCCACTGATCCAGCCTCTGTCACAGATTCCAAAACGGCAACGTGGCTCAGAGGCAATTCAGGATGCAATGTTGGAAGTGGCATCAAGCATTCGCCACTTGGCTGATGCACTAGAGCGAAGCAAAAGTACAATTGATGCCCCTGAACTTTTACGTGCTGTGATGGAAATTGATGGCTTGGAAGAGGCTAAACAAATGTATGCTTTTGAATATCTGAATGCTGATCCCATCAAAGCCAGGGCTTTCATGACATACAATGTTCGAATGAGGAAGATATTTTTGTTTCGTCAGTTCTGGTGGTGGAAGTGA